One Amblyomma americanum isolate KBUSLIRL-KWMA chromosome 8, ASM5285725v1, whole genome shotgun sequence DNA window includes the following coding sequences:
- the LOC144100321 gene encoding uncharacterized protein LOC144100321, producing MEAGGALFRWVMRLGHSSLEICIRTASDHGTMLRHSVGPCSPLKTKPKMRYRTSGADVQTAAANCAACSAFVTWVPHRSSRSATGMGWRATAGEGPVSGAQTGPPPPPVVASSRG from the exons ATGGAAGCTGGTGGAGCGCTTTTCCGTTGGGTCATGCGTCTCGGACATTCCAGCTTGGAGATATGCATCCGAACAGCGAGCGACCACGGCACCATGTTGCGTCACTCCGTCGGTCCCTGCAGCCCGCTCAAGACCAAGCCAAAGATGCGGTA CAGAACCAGCGGGGCTGATGTGCAAACAGCCGCGGCAAACTGCGCAGCCTGCAgtgccttcgtcacgtgggtgcCACACCGATCCTCCCGCAGTGCAACAGGGATGGGCTGGAG GGCCACTGCCGGAGAAGGGCCGGTGTCGGGAGCGCAAACGGGGCCGCCTCCTCCACCAGTGGTTGCTTCGTCGCGTGGGTGA
- the LOC144100322 gene encoding uncharacterized protein LOC144100322 gives MSRRACHGSPQQLGKLILGLKCSRMPFLGCHGNRQQRRLVNLHTRHGDFDAYTHRGSILLRTKNMSKHAIHGSPRSNSASLHRATHVTGAGAKRAAVAWNETHSTRGFGSDSDSRTQGTLAAEMGDHG, from the exons ATGTCCAGGCGTGCCTGCCACGGCAGTCCGCAGCAACTCGGCAAACTGATCTTG GGCTTGAAGTGTTCGAGGATGCCTTTTCTTGGTTGTCATGGAAACAGGCAGCAAAGGCGCCTGGTGAATCTCCACACCCGTCATGGCGACTTCGACGCATACACGCACAGAGGCTCCATTCTGCTCAGAACGAAGAACATGTCCAAGCATGCCATCCACGGCAGCCCGCGCAGCAACTCGGCAAGTTTGCATAG AGCCACCCACGTCACTGGCGCCGGCGCAAAAAGAGCTGCGGTGGCCTGGAATGAGACGCATTCGACACGTGGGTTTGGCTCCGATAGCGACAGCCGGACTCAAGGCACACTTGCAGCCGAGATGGGTGACCACGGCTGA